The following are encoded in a window of uncultured Sphaerochaeta sp. genomic DNA:
- a CDS encoding aspartate/glutamate racemase family protein, with the protein MKQIALIHTVASVHATFATQLREVIGKEVLIHNILDDFLATDPNATGTFSETNEKRLRNDIENAVLTGCDVVVTTCSTLSPHVERMRDQFATKIITIDEAMAQRAIELGSVITVLATANSTVGPTVRKLEKTAKEHSKPLTVEAFVCTEAMDALRSGDTERHNQLVVELAEKARGSEVCVLAQASMAHLQDDIEQELGIPVLSSPPLCMQQVARYISSL; encoded by the coding sequence ATGAAACAAATCGCACTTATCCATACAGTTGCAAGTGTACACGCGACATTTGCCACACAGCTACGCGAGGTGATTGGCAAGGAAGTCCTCATCCATAATATCTTGGATGACTTCCTTGCAACCGACCCGAACGCAACAGGAACCTTCTCAGAGACAAATGAGAAACGTCTTCGTAATGATATTGAAAACGCAGTTCTCACTGGTTGTGATGTCGTGGTTACCACTTGCTCAACCCTTTCGCCCCATGTAGAGCGCATGAGAGATCAGTTTGCCACGAAGATCATTACCATTGATGAAGCTATGGCACAGAGAGCGATTGAACTGGGTTCTGTTATTACTGTGCTGGCAACGGCAAACTCTACAGTAGGCCCTACAGTGCGTAAGCTTGAGAAGACAGCCAAGGAACACAGCAAGCCTCTCACCGTTGAGGCCTTTGTTTGCACAGAAGCAATGGATGCACTGCGAAGTGGAGATACTGAAAGACATAATCAACTCGTGGTGGAGCTTGCTGAAAAAGCAAGGGGCAGTGAAGTATGCGTACTTGCACAAGCTTCCATGGCTCATTTGCAAGATGATATTGAGCAAGAGCTTGGAATACCGGTGTTATCGAGCCCCCCACTGTGCATGCAGCAAGTTGCCCGCTATATCTCATCGTTATAG
- a CDS encoding sugar phosphate isomerase/epimerase family protein → MNDLKTYFSLGISVGLLYPEAQISEQRHLSAFTKTAQLAGYETLETFLSNDPAIRKAEISIAKEEGKIINYNFPADFQLGGEFDPSSKNPVFRKKALDLAKKHVDYAQEAGSKVIGMTSGIDHGEENRTESMNYFAEYMDVLSAYAQQAGITLTLEPVERGIFKNLLLGPTADICAFIQKMQQMGHDNVAVLFDTAHMPLMKEDPIESVRLAHTVGIGHIHIGNAILSNDRNPLYGHCHAPIGIMEGEYDWMDVSRFFKELIDLGHLSSQPTQEKKCISLEMAPYAGISPELSAAVAYEKVQNAWKQAIEA, encoded by the coding sequence ATGAATGACCTGAAAACATATTTCTCACTCGGTATCAGTGTGGGATTGCTTTACCCTGAAGCTCAGATAAGTGAACAAAGACATCTCAGTGCCTTTACCAAGACAGCACAACTCGCAGGGTATGAGACCCTGGAAACCTTTCTTTCCAACGATCCAGCCATCCGTAAGGCAGAGATCTCCATTGCAAAAGAAGAAGGAAAGATTATCAACTATAATTTCCCAGCTGATTTCCAATTGGGAGGAGAGTTCGATCCAAGCAGCAAGAACCCTGTGTTTCGAAAGAAAGCTTTAGACTTGGCAAAAAAACATGTCGACTATGCCCAGGAAGCGGGATCAAAGGTCATCGGTATGACCAGTGGCATTGACCACGGCGAAGAGAACCGTACAGAATCGATGAACTATTTTGCTGAATACATGGATGTACTCTCTGCCTATGCTCAGCAAGCAGGCATCACCTTGACGCTGGAACCTGTTGAACGAGGCATTTTCAAGAACCTATTACTCGGACCTACTGCCGATATCTGTGCATTTATTCAGAAGATGCAACAAATGGGACATGACAATGTTGCCGTATTGTTTGACACCGCCCATATGCCATTAATGAAGGAAGATCCAATTGAATCTGTCCGACTGGCACATACCGTTGGCATTGGGCATATTCACATCGGTAATGCCATTCTCAGCAATGATAGAAACCCTCTTTATGGGCATTGTCATGCGCCAATTGGGATCATGGAAGGAGAATATGATTGGATGGATGTATCACGGTTCTTTAAAGAACTCATTGATCTTGGCCATTTGAGTTCTCAACCAACCCAAGAGAAAAAATGCATCTCCTTGGAAATGGCCCCCTATGCAGGCATTTCCCCGGAGCTCTCCGCTGCTGTGGCATATGAGAAAGTCCAAAATGCTTGGAAGCAGGCAATCGAGGCATAA
- a CDS encoding tripartite tricarboxylate transporter TctB family protein: protein MVKVSRIFSSIMILLGIYVISVASQFPPGTNGVLGPGFFPILLGILLIALSILQLVTSRKEPREENASSSADPQATRRVIISCLVVIAYMILINIVGFLVATPIFLFTIMWFFSVRKKSILFTTSLVTTGLLYFIFLQFLSVSLPTGMFY from the coding sequence ATGGTAAAAGTTAGTCGGATTTTTTCCTCAATCATGATTCTTCTTGGAATCTACGTAATCAGTGTTGCTAGTCAATTTCCCCCTGGAACAAACGGGGTCCTTGGTCCTGGTTTCTTTCCAATTTTGCTAGGAATATTATTGATTGCCCTTTCTATTCTCCAATTGGTAACGAGCCGAAAAGAGCCAAGAGAAGAGAACGCATCTTCTTCTGCAGACCCTCAGGCTACAAGACGCGTCATCATTTCTTGTTTGGTAGTTATCGCTTATATGATCCTTATTAACATAGTAGGGTTCCTTGTTGCTACCCCAATCTTTCTTTTTACCATCATGTGGTTCTTTTCAGTCAGAAAAAAATCAATCTTGTTTACTACGAGTCTCGTAACCACAGGATTGCTGTACTTCATATTCTTACAATTCTTGTCAGTGAGTCTTCCTACTGGCATGTTCTATTAA
- a CDS encoding tripartite tricarboxylate transporter permease, with protein sequence MFVEILLNVFSWDIMLALVGGVIAGIAIGAMPGLTSTMGIALLMPLTFKFEPHVGMMLLIGEFVGGIYGGSITAILINTPGTSSAAATTLDGYPMTRRGEAGRALGISTISSATGGMISGLMLVFIAPTLASMALKFSAPETFALAFFGISIISSISGNSLVKGLISGLLGLMISLIGMDNISGFSRFTFGSIFLMNGLSFIPVLVGLFAMSQCLQSIEELLVVNAIDTKDLKRAKISMKDFLTIFPTAVRAGITGTLIGIIPGAGGDISAFVSYDIEKRFSKHPDLFGTGIPEGIAAPEASNNGTTGGALIPLLTLGIPGDSNTAVMLGALMMHNLTPGPQLFIEHALTVNTLFAGFFIANLVMMVLGLSNVKHFIKIVNIPKQILVPIVMVLCVIGSFAINSNFNDVIVMFIAGLVGYVLSKGGFPLSPIVLALILGPMAESNFRRSLVMSHGNYSIFFTRPIAATFIAIALLSLFLPIFKSLWVNHRKKGTDA encoded by the coding sequence ATGTTCGTAGAAATCCTACTTAATGTATTCTCCTGGGATATTATGCTTGCATTGGTCGGTGGTGTCATTGCAGGTATTGCCATTGGCGCAATGCCCGGACTCACATCAACCATGGGAATAGCCCTCCTCATGCCCCTAACCTTCAAATTTGAACCACACGTTGGCATGATGCTTCTCATCGGTGAGTTTGTTGGAGGCATCTATGGCGGTTCCATTACCGCAATCCTCATAAACACCCCAGGAACCAGTTCAGCGGCTGCAACTACGCTGGACGGCTACCCAATGACCCGACGGGGAGAAGCTGGCAGAGCTCTTGGTATATCTACCATTTCTTCAGCAACAGGAGGCATGATCAGCGGCCTGATGCTCGTCTTCATTGCACCAACACTCGCCAGCATGGCTTTGAAATTCAGTGCACCAGAGACCTTTGCACTTGCCTTTTTCGGTATCAGCATCATTTCAAGCATCAGTGGCAATTCGCTGGTCAAGGGACTTATCTCTGGACTTCTGGGATTAATGATTTCCCTAATCGGCATGGACAACATCTCAGGATTCTCGCGCTTCACCTTTGGATCAATTTTTCTTATGAATGGACTCTCATTCATACCGGTCCTTGTGGGACTCTTTGCCATGAGCCAATGCTTGCAGAGCATAGAAGAGTTGCTTGTAGTCAATGCAATAGACACAAAAGACCTCAAGCGTGCCAAAATCTCGATGAAAGATTTCTTAACTATTTTCCCCACAGCTGTCCGAGCTGGGATTACCGGTACCTTGATCGGTATAATACCTGGCGCCGGCGGAGATATCAGTGCATTTGTCTCGTATGATATTGAAAAAAGATTCTCCAAGCATCCTGATCTTTTCGGGACAGGAATTCCTGAAGGCATAGCGGCTCCAGAGGCATCGAACAATGGTACAACCGGTGGAGCTCTTATCCCACTGCTTACCCTCGGAATTCCAGGGGATTCCAATACCGCAGTAATGCTGGGAGCACTGATGATGCACAACCTCACCCCCGGTCCCCAGCTGTTCATTGAACATGCATTGACGGTAAACACACTGTTCGCAGGGTTCTTCATTGCTAACTTGGTGATGATGGTTCTTGGTCTGAGCAACGTAAAGCATTTCATTAAGATCGTGAACATCCCAAAACAAATTCTGGTACCCATCGTCATGGTACTCTGTGTAATCGGATCGTTTGCAATCAATTCCAACTTCAATGATGTGATCGTGATGTTCATTGCAGGTCTTGTAGGGTACGTACTCAGCAAGGGAGGATTCCCTCTCTCCCCCATCGTTCTCGCTCTTATTCTCGGGCCGATGGCAGAGAGCAACTTCAGAAGAAGTCTTGTGATGAGCCACGGCAATTACTCTATTTTCTTCACTCGTCCGATTGCAGCAACATTCATCGCAATTGCGCTCCTCTCTCTGTTCCTCCCTATTTTCAAATCCTTGTGGGTCAACCATAGGAAAAAGGGGACTGATGCATGA
- a CDS encoding nucleotidyl transferase AbiEii/AbiGii toxin family protein → MFKEVYLDQVKLLIKVLPIISKEPWFALKGGTAINLFVRDLPRLSVDIDLTYLGFEERDVAIHNINASLDSIMSGVQKLGIMAVIRNYRDDVRKLICSDGRSQIKIEPNYTLRGYVYDPVNMRVSEAVSSLGFASLPVMSMPDLYGGKLCAGLDRQHPRDLFDIMLLMNAEGISEHILDGFVVALCGHNRPPFELLSPNRQEYASILEKEFTGMSEIAFTIEDCNRTFSAMTDTVRKTLTDKQRQFLLDFFSLSNRGEHEAIPNVSRLPALRWKQLNLQRLKQTNLQKFNNQIALLEKALG, encoded by the coding sequence ATGTTTAAGGAAGTGTATTTGGACCAGGTCAAGTTGCTGATTAAGGTGTTACCGATCATAAGCAAAGAACCATGGTTTGCTTTGAAAGGGGGCACCGCAATTAACCTATTCGTGCGGGATCTTCCGCGTCTCTCTGTGGATATCGATCTGACGTACCTTGGTTTTGAAGAACGTGATGTGGCTATTCACAATATTAACGCCTCGTTGGATAGTATTATGTCGGGGGTGCAGAAACTTGGGATCATGGCGGTGATCAGAAATTATCGTGATGATGTCCGTAAGTTGATCTGTAGTGATGGCAGGTCTCAGATAAAGATAGAACCAAATTATACGTTACGAGGATATGTATATGACCCTGTGAACATGAGAGTAAGTGAGGCTGTCTCCTCTCTCGGATTTGCATCTCTGCCCGTCATGTCAATGCCTGATTTATATGGGGGTAAGCTCTGTGCAGGTTTGGATCGACAGCATCCAAGAGATTTGTTTGATATCATGTTGCTCATGAACGCAGAAGGCATTTCTGAACATATCCTGGATGGGTTTGTTGTTGCATTATGTGGACATAATAGGCCTCCCTTTGAGCTTCTCTCCCCAAATAGACAAGAGTATGCTTCTATACTCGAGAAGGAATTTACCGGGATGAGTGAAATAGCGTTCACAATCGAGGATTGTAATCGAACATTCTCTGCAATGACTGATACAGTAAGAAAAACCCTTACCGACAAGCAGAGACAATTCCTGTTGGATTTCTTCTCTTTATCGAATAGAGGCGAGCATGAAGCAATACCCAATGTCAGTAGACTGCCAGCATTGCGTTGGAAACAATTGAATCTTCAGAGACTGAAACAAACAAACCTGCAGAAATTCAATAACCAGATTGCGCTTCTTGAGAAAGCGCTGGGGTAA
- a CDS encoding ATP-binding protein, whose protein sequence is MLSRPLYYEKIRPFINKPFIKVITGIRRCGKSTMMLLIQQLLTEEGVESKQIISINFESMKYYHLRSSLALYNYVSELLKTMKSPAYVFFDEIQIVEDWEEAVNSLFLDFQIDMYITGSNSQLLSSELSTLLTGRFIHIEMQVLSFSEMLEFRSGKTDTKENLLWLYIRRGGFPAVHLSSDYDEKATYMIINDIFDSIVLRDVVQRYKIRDVELLRRILHFIADSVGNTISAKRISDYFKSQARKVDINTVYTYLDALVSSFLITKVQRYDIKGRELLKTQEKYYLADTGLQHAVFGYRDRHISGILENIVYNELVRRGYTVYIGKLDTREVDFIAEQPHHKLYVQVAFKLESEETVQREFAPLLAIRDSYPKFVVTMDSHFQDTIEGVRHIGLYQFLTDEHLF, encoded by the coding sequence ATGCTCAGTCGACCATTGTATTATGAGAAGATCAGACCATTTATAAACAAACCCTTCATTAAAGTAATCACAGGGATTCGTCGATGTGGAAAGTCGACCATGATGCTGCTCATACAACAACTCCTAACCGAAGAGGGAGTAGAGAGCAAGCAGATTATCTCAATCAACTTTGAGAGCATGAAGTACTACCACTTACGCTCTTCACTCGCTTTATACAACTATGTGTCAGAACTTCTCAAAACAATGAAGAGCCCTGCATACGTGTTCTTCGACGAAATACAAATAGTGGAGGATTGGGAAGAAGCAGTAAACTCACTATTCCTCGATTTCCAAATAGACATGTATATCACCGGATCAAACTCACAGCTTCTTTCATCAGAGCTCTCCACCCTGCTTACTGGCCGCTTCATTCATATAGAGATGCAGGTATTGTCCTTTAGCGAGATGCTGGAATTCAGATCAGGCAAGACGGATACGAAAGAAAATCTGCTTTGGCTCTATATCAGGCGAGGAGGTTTTCCTGCTGTGCATCTGTCCTCCGATTACGATGAAAAAGCGACATATATGATCATCAACGATATCTTCGATTCCATCGTCCTTCGTGATGTGGTCCAGAGATATAAAATTCGGGATGTCGAGCTATTGCGAAGAATTTTGCACTTCATCGCTGACTCAGTCGGGAATACCATTTCTGCTAAACGCATTTCCGATTATTTCAAGAGCCAGGCAAGAAAGGTTGATATCAATACCGTCTACACGTACCTCGATGCATTGGTTAGCTCTTTCCTGATTACGAAAGTCCAACGATATGATATCAAAGGTAGAGAACTACTGAAAACACAAGAAAAGTACTACCTTGCCGATACCGGTCTTCAACATGCCGTCTTTGGATATAGGGACAGGCATATATCCGGCATATTGGAGAATATCGTGTATAACGAGTTGGTCAGACGGGGATACACGGTATACATAGGAAAGCTGGATACCCGGGAAGTCGACTTCATTGCAGAACAACCTCATCATAAACTGTACGTGCAGGTTGCTTTCAAATTAGAAAGTGAAGAAACTGTACAAAGAGAATTTGCACCGCTACTCGCCATCCGTGATTCGTATCCAAAATTCGTGGTAACAATGGACTCCCACTTCCAAGACACCATTGAAGGAGTACGGCATATAGGGTTATATCAGTTTCTCACCGATGAGCATCTGTTTTAA
- a CDS encoding type IV toxin-antitoxin system AbiEi family antitoxin domain-containing protein, translating into MNTINGTKIKHLIEIIPRGTLILSSYLKDLGISNDLQQAYVKNGWLKRVDRGVFMFFSDEPTLEGALSCLSNQSNLEMHLGGLSALRLHGYHHFIQPDESSIVEYVYKPSQDRLPAWFNALNLQRNMEIVSTSFLSGGLGLESRKHRDFTYPIATAERAILEYLFLCPERGSLKVAYQMLEMMVGLRPDSLQALLEHCSSVKVKRLFLYMAEKLGHAWFDHLDVTRFDLGQGKRVIEPNGVYDSKYGISLRDVENV; encoded by the coding sequence ATGAATACGATAAATGGTACTAAAATAAAGCATCTAATAGAGATCATTCCCAGAGGAACCCTTATCCTCTCTTCGTATCTCAAAGACTTGGGGATTTCAAATGATCTTCAGCAAGCGTATGTAAAAAATGGCTGGTTAAAACGCGTAGACAGAGGTGTTTTTATGTTCTTCTCAGATGAGCCCACGCTTGAAGGAGCTTTGTCATGTCTCTCTAACCAAAGCAATCTTGAAATGCATTTGGGTGGATTATCTGCCTTACGGTTACATGGCTACCATCATTTCATACAACCTGACGAAAGCAGCATTGTAGAATATGTGTATAAACCCAGCCAGGATCGGCTACCCGCTTGGTTCAATGCGTTAAATCTGCAGAGAAACATGGAGATAGTCTCTACTTCGTTTCTGAGTGGCGGATTAGGCTTGGAAAGCAGGAAGCACCGTGATTTTACGTATCCGATTGCTACTGCTGAAAGAGCTATTCTCGAATACCTGTTTCTTTGTCCAGAAAGAGGTAGCCTGAAAGTGGCATATCAGATGCTTGAGATGATGGTTGGCCTGAGGCCTGATAGCCTCCAGGCATTGCTGGAGCATTGCTCTTCTGTAAAGGTGAAGAGATTGTTCTTGTACATGGCCGAAAAGCTCGGACATGCTTGGTTTGATCATCTTGATGTAACAAGGTTTGATCTTGGGCAAGGGAAAAGAGTCATTGAGCCTAATGGGGTATATGATTCCAAGTATGGAATCAGCTTGAGGGATGTTGAGAATGTTTAA
- a CDS encoding tripartite tricarboxylate transporter substrate binding protein — protein MKRMLLALLILTTITFSAFAQGGSEQATFPTKPITITIPVSAGGGTDLLVRAMSAPLKDILGETVNVVNKPGAGGAIGFAAGASDKNDGYSVTSMLAELITVTQVADVNFSYESFIPVCNVNSEYATLTVRADAPYDTVEEFVAYAKAHPGEVSIGNSGVGGIWHFIAAATADSMGIEVNHVPFEGGGTAVTALAGGHVDAVPVTPQEVDVQVKAGRAKVLAVLAPNRHPSLPDVPTASELGYEDLVFTIFRGFGVPLGTPENVVKTLSDAFEQALNTPEITKFMEEKHYTKDFKTGAEFGAQMAREEAVYAKMATQLGLKK, from the coding sequence ATGAAAAGAATGCTGCTCGCATTGCTTATCCTTACAACCATCACCTTCTCTGCATTTGCACAAGGTGGATCAGAACAGGCTACATTCCCAACCAAGCCTATCACCATTACCATCCCTGTCTCCGCAGGTGGTGGAACAGACTTGCTCGTACGCGCTATGAGCGCTCCACTCAAGGACATCCTTGGCGAAACCGTTAATGTAGTCAATAAACCAGGAGCAGGTGGCGCAATTGGATTTGCAGCAGGTGCTTCGGACAAGAACGACGGATATAGTGTCACATCGATGCTTGCTGAGCTCATTACCGTCACCCAGGTTGCCGATGTAAACTTCTCCTACGAAAGTTTCATTCCTGTTTGTAACGTGAACAGTGAGTATGCAACGCTGACAGTACGTGCAGACGCACCGTATGACACGGTAGAAGAGTTTGTTGCCTATGCAAAAGCTCATCCAGGTGAAGTATCCATCGGAAACAGTGGTGTTGGTGGTATCTGGCACTTCATTGCAGCTGCAACCGCAGACAGCATGGGTATTGAAGTAAACCATGTACCGTTCGAAGGTGGGGGTACCGCTGTAACAGCTCTGGCTGGTGGTCACGTCGATGCAGTTCCCGTAACTCCACAGGAAGTAGATGTACAGGTCAAAGCAGGTAGGGCAAAGGTACTTGCAGTACTCGCTCCTAATCGTCACCCTTCCCTTCCTGATGTACCTACAGCCAGCGAACTCGGCTATGAAGATCTGGTTTTCACCATCTTCCGTGGTTTTGGCGTACCCCTCGGTACTCCTGAGAATGTCGTAAAGACGCTCAGCGATGCTTTTGAGCAAGCGCTCAACACCCCAGAAATCACCAAGTTCATGGAAGAAAAGCACTACACCAAAGACTTCAAGACTGGTGCAGAGTTTGGAGCACAGATGGCTCGAGAAGAAGCCGTTTATGCAAAAATGGCTACTCAGCTTGGCCTAAAGAAATAA
- a CDS encoding GFA family protein: MHKHKGSCLCGNVTFEVEGDFESFFLCHCNLCRKDTGSAHAANLFSSSATLKWLSGENLVKTFDFQGSGHIKSFCSECGSALPNLQMEGKLLVVPAGSLDSEVSLRPNAHIFNSDKADWDHDLEHIHRFEGLPE, from the coding sequence ATGCACAAGCACAAAGGTTCATGTCTCTGTGGAAACGTAACATTTGAGGTAGAAGGCGACTTTGAGTCTTTCTTTCTCTGTCACTGCAACCTATGCCGTAAGGATACCGGTTCAGCCCATGCAGCCAATCTGTTCTCCTCTTCTGCCACACTCAAATGGCTATCCGGAGAGAACCTGGTGAAAACCTTTGACTTCCAGGGAAGTGGGCATATCAAGAGTTTCTGCAGCGAATGTGGTTCAGCACTCCCCAACCTCCAGATGGAGGGAAAGCTGCTGGTAGTACCAGCTGGATCGCTCGACAGCGAGGTATCCTTACGCCCCAATGCCCACATCTTCAATTCCGACAAAGCTGATTGGGATCATGACCTGGAGCACATACACCGTTTTGAAGGGCTGCCTGAATAG
- a CDS encoding NAD(P)-dependent oxidoreductase: protein MRKVLGFSHNFPLGAVSEKLQNFEILMPSSSLGIFSDKELETILPNVDGFICIADTPFGRHEFANAPRLACLGNLGSGFNNIDVVEATERSIPVLNTPQAVVNPTAENTLSLILGLTRGTVRYDRSLRETGICPKELLSFADMTLEGKTLGIVGYGRIGRRVGMLASAFGMHVVHTDSHSPESLPLEELLKQSDVVSLHLPYRPENHHLINERTLSLMKPSAYLVNVSRGPIVKEDALVHALRNNLIKGAGLDVHENEPFVSEEVRSLSNVVITPHISTNLAEIRFSMLAELLEGMNTIFSSGKLPKNTVNSQELSIRRSKS, encoded by the coding sequence ATGAGGAAAGTACTTGGATTCTCCCATAATTTCCCCCTTGGGGCAGTATCAGAGAAGCTACAGAATTTTGAGATTCTGATGCCGTCCTCCTCACTCGGAATATTCAGTGACAAAGAACTTGAGACTATCTTGCCAAACGTTGATGGCTTTATTTGCATCGCTGATACTCCGTTTGGAAGGCATGAATTCGCCAATGCACCAAGGCTCGCATGCTTGGGCAACCTAGGTTCAGGCTTCAACAACATTGATGTTGTTGAAGCTACAGAGCGTTCAATCCCTGTGTTGAATACACCACAAGCGGTGGTCAATCCAACTGCAGAGAATACCCTTTCCCTTATTCTAGGGCTCACAAGGGGAACGGTCAGATACGACCGCTCCCTCCGCGAGACAGGAATCTGCCCAAAGGAGCTTCTCAGTTTTGCAGATATGACCCTGGAAGGGAAAACACTTGGGATTGTAGGATATGGAAGAATCGGGAGACGAGTAGGCATGCTGGCAAGTGCCTTTGGAATGCACGTAGTACACACAGACTCGCATAGCCCAGAATCCCTCCCGCTTGAAGAGCTTCTAAAGCAATCAGATGTAGTGAGTCTACACCTGCCATACAGACCAGAAAACCATCACCTTATCAATGAGCGTACACTTTCATTGATGAAACCCTCTGCCTATTTAGTGAATGTCTCCCGAGGGCCAATAGTAAAGGAAGATGCGTTAGTGCATGCGCTTCGCAATAACCTGATCAAGGGAGCCGGCCTGGATGTGCACGAGAATGAGCCATTTGTATCTGAAGAAGTACGATCACTTTCCAATGTGGTTATCACCCCGCATATTTCAACAAACCTTGCAGAAATCCGCTTCTCAATGCTTGCAGAGTTATTGGAGGGAATGAACACAATATTCTCTTCTGGCAAGCTTCCAAAGAATACGGTCAATTCTCAAGAATTATCAATAAGAAGGAGCAAGTCATGA
- a CDS encoding GntR family transcriptional regulator produces the protein MQKTAIPLSKRYLGDEVSNVIKEQIFNLQYHRGERLIVESLASQLGVSMTPVREGLKLLVGQGIVVYDGKSYAVFNPSRKEIQDIFSIRRYLEKLSAFAATERLTAEKLDALYTLQYHWGEQSDVDLRQFIAFDIEFHTLLAKSSENERLLLMSLPINEQCHLLRLWSYEHNFPKENLAKTVEEHISILDAMKIGDAKKAEQLMDKHLLKGEQIAWKMYDNFYSEVKV, from the coding sequence GTGCAGAAAACAGCAATACCCTTATCCAAACGATATCTTGGAGATGAAGTCTCCAACGTAATAAAGGAACAGATATTCAACCTTCAGTACCACCGTGGGGAGCGGTTGATCGTAGAGTCACTGGCATCTCAGTTAGGTGTAAGCATGACTCCTGTACGAGAAGGACTCAAACTGTTGGTTGGTCAAGGTATTGTGGTATATGATGGAAAATCCTACGCTGTATTCAATCCCTCACGTAAAGAAATTCAAGATATATTTTCCATCCGGAGATATCTGGAAAAACTTTCTGCCTTTGCAGCAACTGAACGTCTCACTGCTGAGAAACTCGATGCTCTCTATACGTTGCAATACCACTGGGGCGAACAGTCAGATGTTGATCTACGCCAGTTCATTGCATTTGACATCGAGTTCCACACTCTTTTGGCAAAGAGCAGCGAGAACGAGCGCTTGCTCCTGATGTCCTTGCCAATAAATGAACAATGCCACCTCCTTCGACTATGGAGTTATGAACATAATTTCCCCAAAGAAAATCTTGCCAAAACCGTAGAGGAACATATCTCCATTCTGGATGCGATGAAGATTGGAGATGCAAAGAAAGCTGAACAGCTGATGGACAAGCATCTGCTCAAGGGTGAGCAGATTGCTTGGAAGATGTATGATAATTTCTACTCAGAGGTAAAGGTCTGA